The Flavobacterium praedii genome window below encodes:
- a CDS encoding alpha-xylosidase, protein MKKIKIASLSLFMGFGFLLSPKASAQIQNADVLNAPMDISKDFQNYLNTFYFADELTSFDPATGKGTIKYLRYNYQTRQAFNNMMMKPGVVPANEFPTTEYAVSPELPFQIQFVSDRSIRIKTTSGPQFHPEATSLMLVDGVAPNHPELWKSSKIEGGYKYTSKHGSVEILSKPWHVKIYDEKGKLLTSTLHDSDFKNTYTPTLPFSFVRRNSDYSRSMGAAFSLEPDEKIFGCGESFTQFNKRGQKVVLWTDDANGIQNETMYKPVPFYMSSRGYGVFMHHSTPITCDFGRYFGSANEMYIGDDEADLFFFIGEPKEILDEYTNLTGKAAMPPLWSFGFWMSRITYFSEKEGRQVAKDLRAYKIPTDVIHFDTGWFDVDWRNNYEFSKDRFPDAVKMMSDMKDDGFHVCLWQLPYFSPKNTLFNEIMDKGLAVRDRKGNLPYEDAVLDFSNPATVTWYQAKLKHLFDQGVSVFKVDFGEAAPPDGIYNSGRTGFYEHNLYPLRYNKAVAEITQKEKGYTLIWARSTWAGSQRYPLHWGGDAETSNGAMSAELRGGLSLGLCGFSFWSHDVGGFATKSPENLYRRWAPFGMLTSHVRSHGEPPREPWLYSKDFLEGFRNADNMRYELMPYIYAQAKESSQKGLPMMRALFLEYPNDPGAWLVDNEYLFGTSMLVAPLFEEVTERDVYLPAGTWIDYQTKQVYQGGWHKIKAGAIPIVVLVRDGSAIPHIALAQSTKDMDWSKLTLKVYATEATTTATAKVFLPATDAVQTITVSKKGNNFEATSNPLTGKTTFKTEWIK, encoded by the coding sequence ATGAAAAAAATAAAGATAGCTTCCCTGTCTCTATTCATGGGTTTTGGTTTTTTGCTTTCGCCAAAAGCGTCAGCACAAATTCAAAATGCAGATGTGCTTAACGCACCAATGGATATCAGCAAAGATTTTCAGAATTATCTAAACACGTTTTATTTTGCTGATGAGTTAACCAGTTTTGACCCTGCAACAGGAAAAGGAACAATAAAATATTTGCGTTACAATTATCAGACGCGTCAGGCTTTCAACAATATGATGATGAAGCCAGGTGTGGTTCCTGCCAATGAATTTCCAACGACGGAGTATGCAGTTTCTCCGGAATTGCCATTTCAAATTCAGTTTGTATCGGATCGATCCATTCGTATTAAAACGACTTCGGGACCACAATTTCATCCGGAAGCTACGTCTTTAATGCTCGTTGATGGAGTCGCTCCAAACCACCCGGAATTATGGAAATCTTCTAAAATCGAAGGAGGTTATAAGTACACAAGTAAACATGGTTCTGTTGAGATTTTGTCAAAACCTTGGCACGTAAAAATTTATGACGAAAAAGGAAAGCTGCTAACAAGCACGCTTCACGATTCTGATTTTAAAAACACCTATACTCCAACACTTCCGTTCTCGTTTGTTCGCAGAAACAGTGATTATTCCAGAAGCATGGGAGCGGCTTTCAGCTTAGAACCGGACGAAAAAATATTTGGATGTGGGGAATCATTTACCCAATTCAACAAACGCGGACAAAAGGTAGTTTTATGGACGGATGATGCCAATGGTATTCAAAACGAAACCATGTACAAACCGGTTCCATTTTACATGAGTAGCCGTGGGTATGGAGTGTTCATGCACCATTCTACTCCAATCACCTGTGATTTTGGAAGGTATTTTGGTAGTGCGAATGAAATGTACATTGGCGATGATGAAGCCGATTTGTTTTTCTTCATCGGAGAACCAAAAGAAATATTGGATGAATACACGAATCTAACTGGAAAAGCAGCAATGCCACCGCTTTGGTCATTTGGTTTCTGGATGAGTCGCATCACTTATTTCTCTGAAAAAGAAGGCCGTCAAGTTGCCAAAGATTTACGCGCCTATAAAATCCCAACCGATGTAATTCACTTTGATACAGGTTGGTTTGATGTCGATTGGAGAAATAATTATGAATTTTCAAAAGACCGTTTTCCAGATGCTGTAAAAATGATGTCGGATATGAAAGATGACGGTTTCCATGTATGTTTATGGCAATTACCATATTTCTCTCCAAAAAATACCTTGTTCAACGAAATTATGGATAAAGGTCTTGCCGTAAGAGACCGCAAAGGAAACTTGCCTTACGAAGATGCAGTATTGGATTTTTCGAATCCTGCAACTGTGACTTGGTACCAAGCCAAATTAAAACATTTATTTGACCAAGGGGTTTCTGTTTTTAAAGTGGATTTTGGAGAAGCTGCACCGCCAGACGGAATCTATAATTCAGGACGTACCGGTTTCTACGAGCACAATTTATACCCATTGCGTTACAACAAAGCAGTAGCTGAAATTACTCAAAAAGAAAAAGGATATACTTTAATCTGGGCCAGAAGTACTTGGGCAGGAAGCCAACGTTACCCCTTACATTGGGGCGGTGATGCCGAAACAAGTAACGGGGCCATGTCAGCCGAATTGAGAGGTGGACTTTCATTGGGACTGTGTGGATTCAGTTTTTGGAGTCACGATGTAGGAGGTTTTGCTACTAAATCACCTGAGAATTTATACCGCAGATGGGCGCCATTCGGAATGTTAACCTCTCATGTAAGAAGCCATGGTGAGCCTCCGCGCGAACCTTGGTTGTACAGCAAAGATTTCTTGGAAGGATTTAGAAACGCTGATAATATGCGTTACGAATTAATGCCATACATCTATGCGCAAGCCAAAGAAAGTTCTCAAAAAGGATTGCCGATGATGCGTGCTTTATTCCTAGAATATCCAAATGATCCAGGAGCTTGGCTGGTAGACAATGAATATTTATTTGGAACCAGTATGTTGGTTGCTCCTTTATTCGAAGAAGTAACCGAAAGAGACGTTTATCTTCCAGCAGGAACTTGGATTGATTACCAAACCAAACAAGTATACCAAGGAGGATGGCATAAAATCAAAGCGGGTGCTATTCCAATTGTAGTTTTGGTTCGAGACGGTTCAGCGATTCCTCATATTGCATTGGCACAATCCACAAAAGACATGGACTGGAGCAAATTAACTTTAAAAGTATACGCTACTGAGGCTACGACTACAGCAACTGCCAAAGTATTCTTGCCAGCGACAGATGCCGTACAAACAATAACTGTTTCCAAAAAAGGAAACAATTTTGAAGCAACATCAAATCCATTAACTGGAAAAACCACTTTCAAAACCGAGTGGATAAAATAA